The Fusobacterium massiliense DNA window TTGTATTCATCAAAATAGATCTGTTAATGATGGAATGGCTATAAATGCTCAAAAAGATACACTTCCTTTAATAACAATATTAGATGATAAGCAAAAAGAATTTTCTTTTAAGAAAATTTTAGCTGACTACTTAAAAGTAGAAGAAGATAAAATTTTAAGTTATGATTTAAATTTATATTCAAGGGAAAAAGGAAGTTTTGTTGGATTAAATCAAGAGTTTATTTCAATAGGTAGATTAGATAATTTAGCCGCATTTCATGCTGGAATAATGGCTCTTGTTGATAGTAAAGATAAGAATAATACTTGTATAGTAGTAGGATATGACAATGAAGAAGTTGGTTCAAGTTCAGTTCAAGGAGCAGATAGCCCAGCATTAAAAAATATATTAGAAAGAATTTCTAATGCAATGGGATTGTCATTTGAAGAACATCAACAAGCAATTGTAAATTCTTTTGTTATATCAAATGATGCTGCTCATTCAATTCATCCAAATTATTTAGAAAAATCAGATCCAACAAATGAGCCAAAATTAAATCATGGACCAATAGTTAAAATGGCAGCTAATAAGTCATACATAACAGATGGATATTCTCATGCAGTTATAGAAAAAATAGCAAAAGAGGCAGGAGTTCCTATTCAAACTTTTGTAAATCGTTCTGATTTAAAAGGAGGAACAACAATAGGCCCTATTCAACAAGCCCATTTAAGAATACTAGGAATAGATATAGGAAGTCCATTACTTTCTATGCATTCTGTTAGAGAACTTGGTGGTGTAGACGACCATTTACATCTATATAAATTAGTTAGTAAGTTTTTTGAAATATAATACTAAATTGTTATAGAAACTCTATTTTTATAATATAATTATCGAAATAATAAAAAAATAAATAGGGAGGTAATATTTTGGAAGCAAAAACTCAAAAAATTGAAGTATTAATGAGTTCAACAAATACGATATTTTCTATTCCAGTTTATCAAAGAGATTATAATTGGGAAGAAAGACAGTGTAAAACTTTATTTAAGGATATTTTGAACATTGGAAAAGATATATCTAAATTTTCTCATTTTATTGGAAGTATAGTTTATATTAAAGATAATGTATATGTTACAGATGATAAAAAAGATTTAGAAATAATTGATGGGCAACAAAGAATAACAACTTTAACTTTATTATATATTGCACTTTATCATGTGCTAAAAAGTAAGGAAGAATATAAAATAAAAGCTGAACAAATATATGAACAATACTTAATAAACAAATATTCAGAGAAAACTATAAAATTAAAATTATTACCTCCAGAAGAAAACTTAATAATTGTAGATATGATATTAAGAGAAGATTTTAAGAATTTAACTGATTATGAAGAAAGTAATTTTTATAAAAATTATATGTTTTTTAAAAATGAATTTGATAAAGTAGATAAAGAAGAAATTAAAAATATGGTTGAATGTATAATAAATGGCTTTAATAAATTAATTTTTATTGAAATTAGTCTTGAAAAAGGAAAAGATGAACCACAAAAAATTTTTGAAAGTCTTAATTCAACTGGGTTAGCATTATCACAGGCAGATTTGATCAGAAATTATATTTTAATGGGGTTAGAAAGAAATATCCAAAATGAAGTATACAGAAATTATTGGCTATCTATTGAGAATAATTGTAAAGTAAAGAATATTCAGAATAAAAATATTGAAACTTATACTTCTGATTTTATTAGAGACTACTTAACATTTAAAACAGGTGAAATTCCCTCTAAAAATAGAGTTTTTGAAATATTTAAAAAATATTATATAAGAGAAAATAAAGAATTAGAAGAATTAAAAAATATAAAGAATGTTTCTTATATTTATAGTTTAATTTTAAATCCTAGTTTAGAAAAAAATAAGGAACTTAAAGAAGAATTAAAAAATTTACAATTATTAGGATACTCTGTTATAAATCCATTTTTAATAGGTCTTATCAAATTATTTAAAGAAGATCAAATTAAAGAAAATGAAATGTTAGAAATATTAAATTTGATCCAAAGTTATTTATGGAGAAGATATATAACAGGTATTCCAACAAATTCTTTAAATAGTATATTTCAAAATTTATACTTAAGAATTTTTGAAAGAAAAAATTTAGAAAATAGCCATATAGCTGAACTTGAAAAAATATTATTAGAGAAAGATTTCCCAACAGATGAGGAACTTAAAGAAGAATTGAAAATTAAAAATATTTATAAAGAAAAAGAAAGATTAAAATATATATTCAAAAAGATAGAAAATTATAATCATAAAGAACTTATAGATTTTGATAATGAGAATATTACCATTGAACATATTTTTCCACAAAAACCAACAGATGACTGGGAAAGAGATTTAGGAAATCAAATAGAGCATATGATAACCTTTAAAGATACTATTTCTAATCTAACTTTAACAGGAAGTAATCCAAATTTAAGTAATAAAACTTTTAAAGAAAAAAGAGATTTTTCAAACCATGGATATAAAGATAGTAAATTATATGTAAATAAATATTTAGCTGATTTAGAAAAATGGGATATTACAGAAATGGAAAAAAGATTTGAAATTCTTTTCAGTGATATATTAAAAATCTGGAAAAGACCCGAAGTAAAAAATAAAACTTCAGAAAATTTAATATTTTTTTTAAGTGGGAATATAACTTCAGGTAGTGGTAGATTACTTGAAGATGGTAAAAAATTTGAGCTATTCAAAGATTCTGAACTAATGTTAGAAGAAAAAATAGCTATTGGTATATTAAATGAAAGTTTAAAAGTTTTAGAAAAACTTAAAGAAAAAAAATTAATAGAAAAATTAGAAAATAAGTATATATTGAAAGAGAATTATATTTGTAACTCGCCTAGTGGAGCTTTAAAATTAGTTTTAGGTTACTCTGGAAATGGTTGGAGTAGTTGGAAAACTTATGATGGAAAAATTTTAGATGAGCTTAGAAAAGAAAAATAAGACTATGAAATAATTATTAGTTTCTTTACAAATAAAAAAGGTATTTATTACTATTATTGGTTAATAGAATATAGATACCTTTTTTTAATAATCTCTAAACTTGTAGAACTCATATGGCTATCAAGAGATTTTTTTATAAGTTTTTAATAATTTCTATAAATTTATCAACATCTTCTTCTTTTGTAGCCCAAGAGGTAACAAATCTAGAACTTACATCATTACCTATTCCAAAAAATTCTACAGAAAAAATAACTTGTTTTTCTAATTCTCTTATTTGATCTTTGCTTAAATTAACAAAAATTTGATTGGTATAGGAATCAGTAGCTAATTCTATGCCATTTTCAATAAAAGCTTTTTTAATTTTCATAGCCATTTGATTAGCATGAACACCTATTCTGTAATATAGGTCATCTTTAAATAAAGTTAAAAATTGAACTCCAAGTAGTCGACCTTTTGCAAGTAAACCTCCCTTTTGTTTTATTGAAAAAAGAAAATCCTTTTTTAACTCCTCTTTAACAATGACAACAGCTTCACCAAATAATAAGCCATTTTTTGTGCCACCAATATAAAAAATATCACAATATTTAGGATAATCTTCAAGATTAAGATCAGATTTTTCAGAAGCTAAAGCTGAGGCAAGTCTTGCTCCATCTAAAAATAAATATAAATCATTTTCTTTACATACTTCACTTATATTTTCTATTTCTTCCTTTGAATAAACAGTTCCAATTTCAGTGGTATTTGAAATATAAACCATTTTTGGCTTAACCATATGATGATCTTCATGTTTTTTTAATTCATTTAAAATTAGATCAGCAGTCAATTTTCCATCAATACCATTAACTTCAATAATTTTATGTCCGGTAGCTTCAATAGCTCCAGTTTCATGTATAGAAATATGCCCAGTTTTACAAGCAATAACAGCTTCATAAGGTTTTAAGATATGAGAAATTACTGTTGTATTAGTTTGAGTTCCCCCCACTAAAAAATAAATATCTGCATTTTGATAATTTATGTTTTCACGAATTAAAATTTTCGCTTCTTCACAGTATTTATCTTCGCCATATCCAATAGTTTGTTCAAAATTTGTTTTATTGAGAGCTTCCAGAACTTCAGGACAAGCTCCTTCACTATAATCATTTTTGAAATTTAGCATTTTTATCCCTCTCATATTTTTATTATTTTAATTAATTGATTCTTTTAATTTTTCTTTTATAATTTCTAATATTTCTTCAGAACTTTTATTTGAACTAAAGCCAGCTGCTTTTATATGACCTCCACCATTGAAAATATTAGCAATTTTATTCACATCAATGTTATGTTTACTTCTCATACTACCTTTAATTTTCCCATCGTTTTCTTCTCTTAAAAATAACGAAACAGAAGCTTCTTGATATGATAAAATTTTCTCAACTATACCTTCAGTATCTTCTTTACGAGCATTATATTTATTCATAGTTTTTTTATCTAAGTAATAATAACTTAATTTTATATCATCAAAAAATTCAAAGTTTGTTAAAGCTTCTCCCATTAGCTTTAATGTTTGAAATGAATTAGCATTTAAAAAATTAGTTACTATATAATTATTATTAACCCCTAATTTTATTAAATTTGTAGCTATTTGCATAGTTTCAAAACTTACATTACTATGAGAAAAATTTCCTGTATCATTAACTAGACCAAGGTATATTGCTTCTCCTGCTTCTTTAGAAAGGGTATAAGCACACTCTTCAATGAAATTATAAATAATTTCTGAAGTAGATGAGCAAGTTGGTATAACACAGTTTATATCTCCATATGATGGATTGCTAATATGATGATCTATATTGATATATTTTTTAGCTTTTATTTTTTCAGAAACTTTTCCAGTTCTTTCTTTATTTGCAGAGTCTAAAAAGATTAATAAATCGGTATTGTAAATTTCATTTTCATTCAATATTTCTATTTGATCAGAACCATATAAAAATTTTGTTGTATATGGGATTGGATCTTGTAAAATAAATCTAATATTTTTATTAGGATATTTATTTTTTAGAGTTAAAAATAAAGCAAGACCAGAGCCAATAGCATCTCCATCAGGATTAATATGAGCAGTTAAAATAATATTCTCATTTTTTTTAATTTCTTTTTTGATTTCCAAAAATTGTTCCATACAATCTCCTTATTTTTGCCCCAATAAACTAGACATATAGTCCATAACCATAACTTCAACCATTGCGGCAGCATTTCTACCAGAAGAAACTTCTAATTTTCTTTTCTTTATTGATTTTCCTAAAATATCTTCACATAGGTGAGTAGATGGAGCAGACATATATGCAGTGTTATCAATAGCTTGCATTTCTATAATCATATCAAGTCTTTTAGAAATTCTTACAGCACTAAGACCATATAATGTTTTTATATCAATTATCCCAAGTCCTCTAATTTCCATATAAAATGGTAGTGTAGCAGGTTTACCTATTATATCTCCTTGAGTATCCCGAGAAAATTTTACCATATCATCTGCAATAAGACGATGACCTCTATGTATAAGTTCAAGAGCAGTTTCACTTTTTCCTATTCCACTTTTTCCAGTTAACAAAACCCCAAAACCGAATAGTTCAACAAAAACTCCATGAACACTTATGCTTTCAGAAAAATATGAATCCAAAAAGTTGTTAAAATTTGCAATTATTTGAGATGCTTTTTTATATGGAGCAACAGCTAATATATGTCCACTTTCTTTAACTAAATCATAAAAATATTTAGGTGGATTAGCATCTTCTGTTAATACAATTAAAGGAATATCATATGTTAAAAATTTCTTTAAATTAATAATTCTTTCATCTTCAGGTAAACTCTCTAAAAATCTAAATTCAATTTTTGAAAAGATTTGAATACCTATATTTTTAACTTCCTCAATTAAATCAAAGAAACCAATTAGAGAAAGAGAAGGTCTATACACATTAGATGAACTAATAAAAGTATTTTCAATTTTATTAATTCCATTTTTAACTTCTAAGTCAAATTCATTTATCAACTTTCTTACTGGTAATCTATTAGTATCCATATTTTTATCTCTCTCTTTCTTTTTTTTATCAATAATTTCTTGAGATTTTGTTAAGAATTCTAAAGGAGTATTAAGTCCCATTCTTCTAAGTCTAAAAGTAAGAGCAGCTGTCTCTATAATAACAGCTAAATTTCTTCCTTTTCTAACAGGAATAACATATTTTTGTATTTTTTCTCCAACAAAATTTTCATATTCAACATCAAGACCAAGTCTATCGTAGAATTTTTTTTCATTCCATTCTTCTAGCTCAATGAGTATATTTATTTTCTTTTCTTTTCTTGTAGATTTTACACCGAAGTGATCAGTAACATCTATTTCTCCACCTTTGATATCTTCTAAGTAAAAATGCCCAATTTCTTCTCTTTTTTTGGCATTATAACCAACCAAATCATTTTCTCCAACACGACGAATGATAATATTTTTATCAGTTATCATTCTGTGTCCTCTTTCAATAAGTTCGATCATAACACCTTTTCTAGCATCGGGATATCCAGAAATTAAAACTCCGACTCCATGGATTTCCATTAAAGAAAAATCATCATATTCTTCTTCTATTGAGAGTGCTTTTGAAAGAAAAAATTTCAATTTTCTTATTGTAACAGAAGCTTTTTCATTACTTATTAGCATGTTTTTATTATACTTTTGAGCATAATAAAAAAATTCTTCTGAAACTATTGCATCTTTAGAAAAAATTAAAGCTGGAAAAGTTAAAGACATATATTGTGATAAAATCTCATCTTTTTTTTCTTTTGAAAAAGTTGCAATAAATCTTGATTCTTTTAAACTACAAACATTTATATATTTATTTAATTCATCACTTTCTTTATCAATAAAACCAACCAATTCATAGCCTATTTGATAAAGATTAGGAATTTCAATTTTTAAATCTAAATTACCTTCATTTAAAATCTCTAAATTTAAAGCCTTTACAATCTCTCTAATAGTTGTATAAGTTTGCATATCTCCTCCTACTATACAAAAGAAATATTAAAGTTATTATAGATTATATGTTCCCTCAATCTCTTTAATTTCATTATTTAACTTTCTTTTTATCTCAGTATCATTTAAATGTTGAATAGTTTCAGTTTTTATTTTAATACTTTTTTCTTCAACATTTTCTTTTATACTATTAGTTTCTTTTTTTATTGGTTTTACAATATTATTTTTTACTTCTTCTTTCTTTTTAGGAATATTTATAACTTCATCTTTAACATTTTCTTTTTTTATAGTTTCTTTTTTAATCGCATCTTTTGTAACTTTTGTTCTTTCATCAACAGCTTTTCTTATAGCCTGTTTAGACTCTTCTAAGCTTTTTTTAGAAATTTCACTTATTTTTTTAGTAGGTTTATTTTCTGCTTTCTCAATTTCTTTATTAGGAGTTTTTTCTACTTTTTTCTCATCTAAAGTTGCTTTTGAGTTATTTTCTATTTTTTTCTTTTCTTCTTTTTCTTTTATTTTTTCTATTTTTTCAAGATTAATTTTATTGTTTTCTGCTTTCACTTCAGTCGAAGGAGTTTCTGTAAAAGAAGTTTTATTATTTTCAATCTTTTTATTTAAATTCTCATTTGTATTAGTACTATCAATATATGGAGTATTAATTTCTTCTTTTCCAGTTGTAACATCAGCTGTATCATTAGGAGCATTTTCTTTTTGAGCAACTAATTCAGCTTCTGCCTGAGCTTCTTCTTCAGCTTTTTCAGCAACTTTTTTTGTAAAAATAGTTTCTTGAACTTCTTTTTTTTCTCCATTAAAAAAATCTTTTTGCCTTTGCTCAATAGAATTATCAATAATAGTATTATTCTCAGAAACAACTTTATTATTTTCTTTGCTTATATTTGAAAATTTTTGATACATAATTCTTACAAAAAATAAAAAAGCAATAAGAGAGATAAAATTTATAAGTTTCAAAAAAATTTTAAATTTACTAACTTTCTTTTTTTTCTTTTTTTTCTTTTTAACAGCTTTTTTTTCAATATTTTCTTTTTTTTCTATTTCTTTACTCATTTAAACCTTCTTTTAATTTTATTAATATATAAAATGAACCACAACATATAGTTAATTTTCTTTTTGAAGATATAGCCATAGAATATGCTTTTATTGGATCTTCTTCGAAAGTAAAATCTCTCTTATTTTCAACAAATTCATACAGTTCTTTAGCTGTAGATGCTCTAGGATTATCTGGGATAGATGTTAAAATTATATTAGATGAAATATCATTTAATTTTTTAAACATTGTAGTTCTATCTTTATCTTTTAAGATTGATACAAGTATACTAACATCATCTTTTTTAAAATGTTGTTTAACTATTTTACAAAGTTCATCAACACCAGCAGCATTATGAGCACCATCAAAAATTACTAAAGGCTCCTTTGAAAAAACTTCAAATCTACATTGCCAAATAACTTTTGATACGGCTTTTTTAATAATTTCTTCAGAAATTTTTAAATATTTAGCGACTTCATAGGCACATAAAAAATTGGTAAATTGGTAGTCTCCAAATAAAGAGTATTCATACTTATTATCCCCTATAGTAATATTTGTTAAAAAATTAGAAAAATCTAAATTATAATAAGCATCTTTATATTTTTCAAGTACATTTACAGATGAGTTAGTTTCTGCATCAATAGCTTTTTTAACATCTGGATTAGAATCAGCATAGATTGTATAAGGACAATTTTTTATTATACCAGCCTTTTCTCTAGCTATTTTATAAATGGTATCTCCTAAGTATTCAGTATGCTCTAAGCTAACATTAGTTATAACTGAAACAATATTATCACATATGTTAGTTGCATCGTATCTTCCACCCATACCAGCTTCTAAAATTACATAGTCAGCTTTTACATCTTTAAAATATTCAAACATCATAGCAGTAGTAACTTCAAAAAAAGTTGCAGGAATATTATATTTATTTATAATTGTTTTAACTTTTTCATAGTATTTAGCAATATCAGAGTTACTAATATATTCGTTGTTGAAAGCTATTCTTTCATTAAAATGTAGTATATGTGGTGAAGTATATTTTCCAACCTTAAATCCAGCTTCTAATAATATTGTTTCTACTGTTGTAGAAGTAGAACCTTTACCATTTGTCCCAGTTATATGAATAACCTTATAGGAATTTTGTGGATTTCCTAAATGTTTGCAAATTTCTTTTATATTGTCAAGACCAAGTCTTATACTAAACATAGAATAAGAGTACAATTCTTCAAGTAAAGCATCGATATTCATTTTGACCTCCAATACGAATTAAGTATATATTTTAAATTTATTTCAAAATAGATAAAATACCCTCAACTATTAATTTAGAATTTTTAGCTGCAATTTTTACAAACTCATCAAATGAAAGCCCAGCTTCATTATCGGCTTTATCGGAAATAGATCTGATAATAATAAAAGGAACATTCATAATTTCACAAACATGAGCAACAGCAGCTCCTTCCATTTCTACACATTCTGCATTAAAAATTTCTCTAAGTTTATTTACTTTTTCAGTGGAAGCAACAAATTCATCTCTACTAATTATTCTTCCAGTATGTATTTTGTTTTTACCAAAAAGTTTTATTGCAACTGATTCTGCTAATGTAAATAGATAAGGATCAGCTTTGAAAATAGAATTTTTCATACCAGGAATATCTCCCAACTTATAATTTCCACCTGCAGTAACATCCATATCAGATTCTATTAAATCAGTTCCAATAACAATATCTGTAACAGAAATATCATTATTAACAGCTCCAGCAACTCCTGTAAAAATTATTTTATCTATATTAAAATTTGAGATTAAAAGTGTTGTTGCAATAGCAGCATTTACTTTCCCAATTCCACTTTGAACAAGAACAACATCTTTTGAATGAAGTTTCCCTTCAAAAAAAGTTAAATTTTTAATTCCAACTTCTTTAATCTCAGTCATAGCTTCTTTTAATTCAATTATTTCTTCGTGCATTGCACCAATTATTCCAATTCTCATAAAAATCCTCCGTCATTTTTTATAATAAATATTATAGCATATTATGGACAAATTTTAGAAAATATATTATTATTATTGTTGTATTATGATAAATAAAGTCTTCTGACAGCCGTATGAGTTCTCCGAGCTCAATAAACACAGGCTCTTCGAACTAATACGGACGTCAGAGACTAAATTTTGCTATTTAATTTTATACTCTTCTACAGAATAAAAAATTAAAATGAAATTTATGAGATAGAATTAAAAAATTAATGGAGGATTAATATGTATTATATTCAATATATTATTGCTAGATTTTTTATATTTTTATTGCTTTTGTTACCAGAAAAAGCTAGATTTAAGTTTGGAGATTTTTTAGGAATGGTCGCTTATAAATTAATTAAAAGTAGGAGATTAACAGCTATTATAAATTTAAAGATGGCCTTTCCAGAAAAAGGAGATGCAGAAATAGAAGAAATAGCAAAAAAATCTTTTAAAATTATGATAAAAGCTTTTTTGTGTTCTTTATGGTTTGATAAATATTTTAAAGATACTTCAAATTATAAAATAATAAATCAAAAATCTGTTTTTGATGCCTATGCAAAGGGACAAGGTGTAATGGCTGCAACAATGCATATGGGAAATATGGAAGCTAGTACTGTTGTAACAGGAGAAAATGAAATAATAACAGTTGCTAAAAAGCAAAGAAATCCGTATATAAATAAATATATTACAGAAACTAGAAGCAAAGTAGTTAAAATGGAAGTTATAGAAAAAGATGAACATACAAGTAAAAAATTAATTTCTAAATTAAAAGAGAGAAAAATATATGCTTTGTTCTCTGACCACAGAGATAAAGGAGCAATAGTTAATTTTTTTGGAAAAGAGACTAAGGCACCAAGTGGAGCAGTTTCAATGGCTTTAAAGTTTGGTATGCCATTATTGCTTGTATATAATGTTTTAAACGATGATAATACTATAACGATATATGTAAGTGATGAAATTCAAATGATAAAAACAGGAAATTTTAAAGAAGATGTACAGTCAAATGTTCAATTGTTGATTAATAAAATGGAAGATATTATAAGACAGAATCCAACACAATGGATGTGGTTCCATGATAGATGGAATAATTTTAGAGAATATAAATCAATGAAAAAGAAAGGTTCTTTTTAAAAAATAGTAATAAATTTAGAATATAATATAAACTTTTAGAGAGTTAAAATTTTTGTAAGCAATTTTTAATTGTAAAAACAAAAATGAAAAAACTCTCTTTTCTAATTTTAGATAAGTTTTATTAATGACAAATTAAAAAAAATATAGTATAATTTAAAAAGTATGACCCCGTAGCTCAGTTGGATAGAGCAACCCCCTCCTAAGGGGTAGGTCGTGCGTTCAATCCGCATCGGGGTCGCCATAATAGCCGATTTTTTGCACTTTGAAGAGTATTAATTCAATTTTATCTTTAAAGATTTTTATATCTTTTACAAAAGTTTCAATAATTTCTGTATCAATATCTTTGTTATTTCTTTCTTTGAAACTATTAAGAATTTCTATGATTTCATCTTCTGTAAGAACTTTATCTTTATTTTCTTCAATAAAATAAAGTTTAGACTTAATTGTATCAATTTCCTCCTTTATCTTTCTACTTTTTATTTTAAATGTTTCTTCAGGAATAAAATCACCTAAGCTTCTATCTAAAAGTTTTAAAGCTTTTTTATTTAGTTTTTCCATTTCTTTTTTATATTTTTCAATTTTTGTTACCACTTCTTTATTTAAAAAAATATAAAATAAAGAGGCTAGAAAGAATATTTTAAATATGCCTAATGAAATGATTGAAGAAACTATAAGAGATTCTAAAACTGAATCTGAAAGCATATTAGCATTAGAGATAGGGCATAGCATAGAAGATATAAAAGAAACTTTAGTTGAAATTAAAAATAAGGGTATTATTGAAATCCCTGAAAAATTAAAGACTACAAGGAAGTAAATATAGATAACTTAGTATATGATGTAAAAACTAAATGGAATGATATTCCAGTACAAAAAAAGAAAAGGTTGAGAGCTTATTTAAGAAGATATTAAAGATTATAGGGGAATAAAGATAAGCAGCCAACTTGTCTGATAAAAATAAAAAAAATTAAAGGAGTGACAAATATGTCGACATTGTATGATTTAACATTAAAAAAAGAAGTTGCAAGAGAATGTGCTTGGGGAGTAATGGGGACTATTAGTAGAATTGAAAATAAAAAAGGAGAAAATGAAGTTTTAAATTTAATAGAAAAAAAAGTTTGGGAAAAAACAATGGATATTCCAAAAATGACTCTTGAAGAAGTTGAAAAATTTGATATAGAAGTAGATTTTTTAATATCTCTTCTTTCAGAATTGGAGGGTAAATAATGGAAATAGAAAAAAATTATACTAATAGTGAACTTGAGTTTGCATTTAAAAAAATTTTAAAGAAATATACTCAAGATTATTTACCGAATGATAATCCAAAAGTATTTTTACTAGGAGGTCAACCAGGTGCTGGAAAAACAGCTTTAGAAAATATGATTAATATAAATAATGAATATATATCAATAAGTGGGGATGATTTTAGAGAATATCACCCTTTATTTAAAGAATTGAATAAGAAATATGGTAAAGAAGCTTCCAAACATACTCAACAATGGGCTGGAGAGATGACAGAAAAACTTATAAAAGAACTAAAAGATAATAAATATAATTTAATCATTGAGGGAACTTTAAGAACTGCTGAACTACCTTTAAAAGAAGCGACTAGATTTAAAAAAGTAGGTTATGAAGTTGAATTGTGTGTTGTAGCTGTTAAACCTGAGAAATCAAGATTAGGGACTTTAGAAAGATATGAGACAATGCTAAAAAGAGGGAAGACTCCTAGAATGACTCCTAAAGAACATCATGATTTAGTTGTTAATAATATTCCTGATAATTTAGATGTCTTATATAAGTCAGGAAAATTTGATAATATTAGATTATTTAATAGAGATAATGAGTGTTTATATAATTTAAAAGAAACTCTTGATATTAGCCCTAAAGAAATTATTAATCAAGAATTTAATAGTGAATGGAAGTTAAATGAGATTGAAGAATACAGAGAAAGATGGAATAATTTAATAGATGGTATGCAAAAAAGAGGCGAAGATAGAGATGAAATTAAATCTCTAAAATTTGAAAGAAACTTTATTATAGATAGAATAAACAATTTTAAAGATATTAAAGAACATTCTAATATTTTTAATTCTGTCCAAAAGAATAAAGATAAAGATTTTGATAGATAAAAATAAACAGGTGTGAAATAAAAAGACTACTAATTGCAATTAGTAGTCTTTTTGATATTTCTTTTTTCATTTTATTACTAGTAGTATTATTTAAATAACTTAAGTATACTATTAATTATTTTAGCAAAAAAATTATTTCTAACAATTTTTTGCTAAATTTTCTATTTCTTCATATCCATCATAGAACTTATAATAAAATTCACACAGAAGTCAATCCTTATTAGTAAGTTAATATATCCAACTTTTTGAGGTCAGTACAAAATTGGTCTCTGATATTCGTATTAGTCCGAAGAGCGTGTGTTCATTGAGCTTATAAAACTCAAACAAATGTTGATGGATTTTATTTGTTATTTTATTTATAGAAGATAAAAATTAGATAAAAATCAAATAAAATACTAGCATATATTGCTAAAATATTATATAATTACAAGATACAAAAGTTTTTTTAAATGTGGAGGGTAAAGTGAAATATTCAGATAGAGTAGAAAAAATGAAATATTCAGCTGTAAGGAAATTGGTTCCTTTAGCAACAGAAGCTGAAAAAAAAGGAGTAAAAGTCTATC harbors:
- a CDS encoding DHH family phosphoesterase, whose protein sequence is MEQFLEIKKEIKKNENIILTAHINPDGDAIGSGLALFLTLKNKYPNKNIRFILQDPIPYTTKFLYGSDQIEILNENEIYNTDLLIFLDSANKERTGKVSEKIKAKKYINIDHHISNPSYGDINCVIPTCSSTSEIIYNFIEECAYTLSKEAGEAIYLGLVNDTGNFSHSNVSFETMQIATNLIKLGVNNNYIVTNFLNANSFQTLKLMGEALTNFEFFDDIKLSYYYLDKKTMNKYNARKEDTEGIVEKILSYQEASVSLFLREENDGKIKGSMRSKHNIDVNKIANIFNGGGHIKAAGFSSNKSSEEILEIIKEKLKESIN
- a CDS encoding threonine aldolase family protein encodes the protein MLNFKNDYSEGACPEVLEALNKTNFEQTIGYGEDKYCEEAKILIRENINYQNADIYFLVGGTQTNTTVISHILKPYEAVIACKTGHISIHETGAIEATGHKIIEVNGIDGKLTADLILNELKKHEDHHMVKPKMVYISNTTEIGTVYSKEEIENISEVCKENDLYLFLDGARLASALASEKSDLNLEDYPKYCDIFYIGGTKNGLLFGEAVVIVKEELKKDFLFSIKQKGGLLAKGRLLGVQFLTLFKDDLYYRIGVHANQMAMKIKKAFIENGIELATDSYTNQIFVNLSKDQIRELEKQVIFSVEFFGIGNDVSSRFVTSWATKEEDVDKFIEIIKNL
- a CDS encoding M18 family aminopeptidase; this encodes MDKVKLAKNLMNFIDESPCNYFACISARKILEEKGYTELFESETWKLKKGGKYFLTINDSALVAFKIGNKKISETGYKIDASHTDSPGFLIKPNPEMNKKDYIVLNTEVYGGPIMSTWFDRPLSFSGRVFVEGKTAFEPKKYFIKYDKDLFIIPSLCIHQNRSVNDGMAINAQKDTLPLITILDDKQKEFSFKKILADYLKVEEDKILSYDLNLYSREKGSFVGLNQEFISIGRLDNLAAFHAGIMALVDSKDKNNTCIVVGYDNEEVGSSSVQGADSPALKNILERISNAMGLSFEEHQQAIVNSFVISNDAAHSIHPNYLEKSDPTNEPKLNHGPIVKMAANKSYITDGYSHAVIEKIAKEAGVPIQTFVNRSDLKGGTTIGPIQQAHLRILGIDIGSPLLSMHSVRELGGVDDHLHLYKLVSKFFEI
- a CDS encoding DUF4357 domain-containing protein, translating into MEAKTQKIEVLMSSTNTIFSIPVYQRDYNWEERQCKTLFKDILNIGKDISKFSHFIGSIVYIKDNVYVTDDKKDLEIIDGQQRITTLTLLYIALYHVLKSKEEYKIKAEQIYEQYLINKYSEKTIKLKLLPPEENLIIVDMILREDFKNLTDYEESNFYKNYMFFKNEFDKVDKEEIKNMVECIINGFNKLIFIEISLEKGKDEPQKIFESLNSTGLALSQADLIRNYILMGLERNIQNEVYRNYWLSIENNCKVKNIQNKNIETYTSDFIRDYLTFKTGEIPSKNRVFEIFKKYYIRENKELEELKNIKNVSYIYSLILNPSLEKNKELKEELKNLQLLGYSVINPFLIGLIKLFKEDQIKENEMLEILNLIQSYLWRRYITGIPTNSLNSIFQNLYLRIFERKNLENSHIAELEKILLEKDFPTDEELKEELKIKNIYKEKERLKYIFKKIENYNHKELIDFDNENITIEHIFPQKPTDDWERDLGNQIEHMITFKDTISNLTLTGSNPNLSNKTFKEKRDFSNHGYKDSKLYVNKYLADLEKWDITEMEKRFEILFSDILKIWKRPEVKNKTSENLIFFLSGNITSGSGRLLEDGKKFELFKDSELMLEEKIAIGILNESLKVLEKLKEKKLIEKLENKYILKENYICNSPSGALKLVLGYSGNGWSSWKTYDGKILDELRKEK